One window from the genome of Candidatus Roizmanbacteria bacterium CG_4_9_14_0_2_um_filter_38_17 encodes:
- a CDS encoding GMP synthase, with protein sequence MTYSSKELKELKLHLSQEHKISPFSQYLKEIVYGGIDGIVTTFAVVAGFSGAQTGENLITGSVVTVLLFGFANLFADATSMGLGNFLSVRSAQDVYKTERNKERHEVDTNPDMEAAETTELLQQKGFNMSDAKTLTTIFQKNKEWWTEFMMHYELEIANPLGENPIITGLITTSSFLVFGFIPLAPYVLIKSTNGLFIVSILATGVALVILASLRLKVTKESPIRSFGEVMLLGALSATIAYVVGTFFA encoded by the coding sequence ATGACCTATTCCAGCAAAGAACTCAAAGAACTCAAGTTGCATTTATCTCAGGAACATAAAATATCTCCCTTCTCCCAATATCTAAAAGAGATTGTATATGGAGGAATCGACGGAATAGTTACCACCTTCGCCGTAGTCGCAGGATTTTCTGGTGCCCAGACAGGTGAAAACTTAATTACTGGCTCAGTCGTTACTGTATTATTATTTGGCTTTGCTAACCTTTTTGCCGATGCAACTTCCATGGGTCTTGGCAATTTTCTCTCCGTGAGATCTGCTCAAGATGTATACAAAACAGAACGCAACAAAGAGCGCCATGAGGTAGACACCAATCCAGATATGGAGGCTGCCGAAACAACAGAGCTCCTGCAACAAAAAGGATTTAACATGAGCGATGCAAAAACCTTAACAACTATTTTCCAAAAGAATAAAGAGTGGTGGACTGAATTTATGATGCACTATGAACTAGAAATAGCAAATCCATTAGGTGAAAACCCTATAATAACTGGGCTTATAACTACTAGCTCATTTCTAGTTTTTGGTTTTATACCTCTTGCTCCTTATGTATTAATTAAGAGCACCAACGGTCTCTTTATTGTCTCTATACTAGCAACTGGAGTAGCGCTAGTTATATTAGCTTCACTACGCTTAAAGGTAACCAAGGAATCACCAATTCGCTCATTTGGTGAAGTCATGCTCTTAGGAGCGCTCTCTGCTACTATTGCCTATGTTGTTGGAACTTTTTTCGCTTAG
- a CDS encoding DUF368 domain-containing protein: MSKSIRLFLTGFGMGTADIIPGVSGGTMAFIFGIYEELLDSIKKATGEAPKMLFKGKVKDAYKTVPWAFLLPVSGGIFSAILLLSNLLSFLLDTQATFVRSFFFGLVLASGYIVSRRVKVWTISNVISMIVLFVGAFELVGLIPVSTPEIYLAFFLSGALAICAMILPGISGAFILVLLGKYDQVLNAVVHLDIVILLLVMGGAVLGLAMFSRVLSWLFAKHHDLTVAGLTGLMLGSIRKLWPWKEVLQTGIDRHGEIVILQDSNILPKTIDVSVIAVLLLVTLGIVLLIKLSSFNRDK, from the coding sequence ATGTCGAAAAGCATTAGATTATTTTTAACAGGTTTTGGAATGGGTACTGCAGATATTATTCCAGGAGTGTCTGGGGGAACTATGGCGTTTATTTTTGGTATCTATGAAGAGTTGTTAGATAGTATTAAAAAGGCAACGGGTGAGGCTCCCAAAATGTTATTTAAGGGCAAAGTTAAAGACGCTTATAAAACAGTTCCATGGGCATTTTTATTACCAGTTTCAGGTGGTATTTTTTCGGCTATTTTGTTACTGTCAAATTTACTGTCTTTTCTTTTGGATACACAAGCGACCTTTGTTCGTAGTTTCTTTTTTGGATTAGTTTTGGCGTCAGGATATATTGTTAGTCGAAGAGTCAAGGTGTGGACTATTTCGAATGTGATAAGTATGATTGTTCTTTTTGTGGGAGCCTTTGAGTTGGTGGGGCTTATTCCGGTTAGCACACCCGAAATATATTTAGCTTTTTTCTTAAGTGGGGCTTTGGCAATTTGCGCAATGATCTTGCCTGGTATTTCGGGAGCTTTTATATTGGTTTTGTTGGGCAAATATGATCAAGTTTTAAATGCGGTTGTTCACCTGGATATTGTTATATTACTTTTGGTTATGGGTGGGGCAGTGTTGGGTCTTGCTATGTTTTCGAGGGTTTTGAGCTGGTTGTTTGCAAAACACCATGACTTAACAGTAGCTGGATTAACTGGTCTTATGTTAGGGTCAATTAGAAAATTGTGGCCATGGAAAGAAGTGTTGCAAACTGGAATTGACAGACATGGAGAGATTGTAATATTGCAAGACTCTAATATTTTACCAAAGACTATAGACGTATCAGTAATAGCTGTGCTTCTATTGGTAACACTAGGAATAGTTTTGCTTATTAAATTAAGCAGCTTCAATAGAGATAAATAA
- the mviN gene encoding murein biosynthesis integral membrane protein MurJ → MLQKVVSTVRSLVSRKQTNILSAAAIIMATVFASRTLGLVRDRLLSGRFTADELGVYFASFRVPSLIFEVLVIGTVSTAFIPVFSKYLTTHRKKEAFHIASSVINLASLMLLILLIPLLIFTKPITQALAPGFSEPEVEQMMFFTRVLLVAQVLPLLFGNFMTAILQSYKHFLLPAFAPIVYNLGTILGIIFFSPYLGLFGVVLGVVLGAVFFLAIQIPQITSLGYKHIFSFDFHNLGVRKIFKLAGPRTLSLGIAQIDSTIDLVLASLIGASSITVFTFAQHLQQVPVGLFGLAIAQATLPTLSQSRNSSKFKEIFLASWHQVLFLVLPVSAILVILRIPAVRLVFGADLFDWDATVLTGMTLSFFAVSLFAQASVHLLIRAFFSLQNSKIPVTTSTIAVLINSGLSIYFIQVLHLPIWSLGLSASIGAVVNFTLLIYLLNKKVKSFNKYQLFVPPLKMAIATFAMIIFLQIPKKLLDQLVFDTTRTLELFLFTITVALIGLLAYAFMSWILNIKEVLTYYDLLKRVIKVRDLVIDTGTEVSGEDTP, encoded by the coding sequence ATGCTACAAAAAGTTGTATCTACGGTCCGGAGCTTAGTTTCGCGAAAACAGACTAATATTCTTTCTGCTGCGGCGATCATTATGGCAACTGTGTTTGCCTCTCGAACACTAGGATTGGTTCGTGACAGACTATTATCTGGACGTTTTACAGCAGATGAGCTAGGAGTATATTTCGCTAGTTTCCGTGTTCCAAGTCTAATCTTTGAGGTACTTGTGATAGGCACAGTATCCACAGCATTTATACCTGTTTTTTCTAAATACCTTACAACACACAGGAAAAAAGAAGCTTTTCATATTGCCTCCTCAGTTATTAATCTTGCCTCCTTAATGCTCCTTATTTTACTAATCCCTCTTCTAATTTTTACAAAACCCATAACTCAAGCTTTAGCTCCAGGTTTTTCTGAACCAGAGGTTGAACAAATGATGTTTTTCACCAGGGTACTACTCGTCGCTCAAGTCTTACCCCTGCTGTTTGGAAACTTCATGACCGCTATATTACAATCGTACAAGCATTTTCTTCTCCCAGCATTTGCTCCTATTGTCTACAACCTAGGAACTATTTTAGGAATAATCTTCTTTAGTCCATATCTGGGATTATTTGGCGTCGTACTTGGAGTAGTTTTAGGAGCAGTATTTTTCCTAGCAATCCAGATTCCCCAGATTACTTCACTGGGATATAAGCACATTTTTTCTTTCGATTTTCATAACCTCGGTGTTCGTAAAATTTTTAAGTTAGCCGGACCTCGCACCTTAAGCTTAGGCATTGCCCAAATTGATTCAACAATTGATCTAGTCTTAGCTTCATTAATTGGAGCCTCAAGTATTACTGTATTTACTTTTGCCCAGCATCTTCAACAAGTACCCGTTGGATTATTTGGATTGGCAATTGCTCAGGCTACACTACCAACACTTTCTCAATCAAGAAACTCCAGTAAATTTAAAGAAATATTTCTTGCCTCCTGGCATCAGGTGTTGTTTTTAGTTCTACCAGTATCGGCAATTTTAGTAATTTTGCGTATCCCCGCCGTAAGACTAGTCTTTGGGGCCGATCTTTTCGACTGGGATGCAACTGTTTTAACCGGAATGACTCTTTCTTTCTTCGCGGTTTCTCTTTTTGCACAAGCCAGCGTGCATCTTCTTATTCGAGCATTTTTTTCCTTACAAAACTCTAAGATACCAGTCACAACTTCAACAATAGCAGTGCTTATTAATTCTGGTCTTAGTATTTACTTCATTCAGGTTTTGCATTTACCAATTTGGTCACTTGGACTATCTGCTTCTATTGGTGCAGTAGTAAATTTCACACTGCTTATATATCTTCTTAACAAAAAAGTTAAAAGCTTTAATAAATACCAACTATTCGTCCCTCCATTAAAAATGGCCATTGCAACTTTTGCCATGATTATTTTTCTCCAAATACCAAAGAAACTTCTTGATCAGCTTGTATTTGATACCACTAGAACACTTGAACTATTCTTATTTACCATAACTGTTGCCCTCATAGGTCTTTTAGCTTACGCATTTATGTCTTGGATATTAAATATAAAAGAGGTACTTACATATTACGATCTGCTAAAAAGAGTTATTAAGGTAAGAGACTTAGTAATAGATACTGGTACTGAAGTATCAGGCGAAGACACCCCTTAA
- a CDS encoding 30S ribosomal protein S20, with the protein MPITKSAKKKVRVDLTRTEVNYRVRRSYKTAVKEALEKKDAESLTKAYSKLDMAAKRNVIHRNKADRLKSRLAKKLVVKS; encoded by the coding sequence ATGCCAATAACGAAATCAGCTAAAAAAAAGGTGCGTGTTGATCTAACTAGAACAGAGGTCAACTATCGCGTGAGGCGTTCATATAAAACGGCAGTAAAAGAAGCTCTAGAAAAAAAAGATGCTGAAAGCTTAACCAAAGCATACTCAAAGTTAGATATGGCAGCAAAGAGAAATGTAATACATCGAAACAAGGCGGATAGATTGAAATCAAGACTAGCTAAGAAATTAGTTGTTAAAAGTTAG
- a CDS encoding ATP-dependent DNA helicase PcrA: protein MNKILENLNSAQQAAVRHGKGPMLVLAGAGSGKTRVLIQRIAYLVDKHGVDPGQILAVTFTNKAAAELKERIIKLLDSKTSSRPTASTFHSFCASLLRKEGRHVDVSQDFVIYDDGDQQGLIRNILKELDLSPKKFRPGSILANISSSKNELITPDKYSQMAHGAWQEVVANVYPKYQKMLMEAGALDFDDLLLRAVELFRENPEILDKYQEKFLYILVDEYQDTNTAQYVLTKLLAKKYQNICVVGDCSQSIYSWRGADYRNILNFQKAFSEVAVYELEQNYRSTQNILDAAHAVIGQNTTHPVLKLWTDSVDGEHIKLYEAISEKDEAEYVIRTMLKLHQLDPDLKAKDMVVLYRTNAQSRALEEMFLHYGIPYSLVGGVRFYERKEIKDVLAMLRLAVNTNDIMARFRVEKIGKRMAKKLLEFLGTSGELKEELTTLEIMEEIFQITRYLERYTEHDEEDQARLDNIRELKSVAAEYPNLVNFLENVALVEREISSTTKNETLVREGRKDAITLMTLHQAKGLEYRVVFIVGMEEGIFPHSRSIDDLHELEEERRLAYVGITRAKERLYMTYARRRMYFGRYNSNPVSRFIAEIPEELLDYDVIL, encoded by the coding sequence ATGAATAAGATATTAGAAAATCTAAACTCCGCGCAACAAGCAGCTGTCCGTCATGGAAAAGGACCCATGTTGGTGTTAGCTGGAGCTGGATCTGGCAAGACAAGAGTCTTGATACAGCGCATTGCATATTTGGTAGATAAACATGGTGTTGACCCTGGCCAAATATTAGCAGTTACATTTACAAATAAAGCGGCGGCTGAATTAAAAGAAAGAATAATAAAGTTGTTGGACTCAAAAACATCTAGTCGACCAACGGCTTCTACTTTTCATAGTTTTTGTGCGTCGCTGCTTCGTAAAGAAGGTCGCCACGTTGATGTATCACAAGATTTTGTAATTTACGATGATGGTGATCAACAAGGGTTGATTCGTAATATCTTAAAAGAACTCGATCTGTCTCCTAAGAAGTTTCGTCCAGGCTCAATTTTAGCGAATATTTCATCATCGAAAAATGAGTTAATAACGCCTGATAAGTATAGCCAGATGGCTCATGGAGCTTGGCAAGAAGTGGTGGCGAATGTATATCCAAAATATCAAAAAATGCTTATGGAAGCGGGAGCATTAGACTTTGATGATTTATTACTAAGGGCAGTTGAACTATTTAGAGAAAATCCAGAGATTTTGGATAAGTATCAAGAAAAATTTCTTTATATCTTAGTCGATGAGTATCAAGATACAAATACAGCCCAATACGTGTTGACAAAACTTTTGGCGAAAAAATATCAAAATATCTGCGTAGTGGGAGATTGTTCTCAGAGTATATATAGCTGGAGAGGGGCAGATTACCGTAATATCTTAAACTTCCAAAAGGCATTTTCCGAAGTTGCAGTTTATGAATTAGAGCAAAATTATCGTTCTACTCAGAACATATTAGATGCTGCACATGCAGTTATTGGTCAGAATACAACCCATCCAGTCTTAAAGCTTTGGACTGATAGCGTCGATGGAGAGCATATAAAATTATATGAGGCAATTAGTGAAAAAGATGAAGCAGAATATGTTATCCGGACCATGCTAAAGCTTCATCAGTTGGATCCAGATTTGAAAGCAAAGGATATGGTGGTGTTGTATCGTACTAATGCTCAATCTAGAGCTTTAGAGGAGATGTTTTTACATTACGGGATTCCTTATAGCTTAGTTGGAGGAGTACGTTTTTATGAACGAAAAGAGATTAAAGATGTCTTAGCAATGTTGCGGCTAGCTGTAAATACTAATGATATTATGGCGCGATTTAGAGTGGAAAAAATTGGCAAAAGGATGGCAAAGAAACTCTTGGAGTTTCTTGGGACCTCTGGCGAGTTAAAAGAGGAACTTACAACTTTGGAAATAATGGAGGAGATTTTTCAAATAACAAGATATCTTGAGAGATATACAGAGCATGACGAAGAAGACCAGGCGAGACTGGATAATATTCGTGAGTTAAAATCTGTGGCAGCAGAGTATCCTAATTTGGTTAACTTCTTAGAAAATGTGGCGCTGGTTGAGAGAGAGATCTCTTCTACGACCAAGAATGAAACACTAGTACGGGAAGGTCGCAAAGATGCTATAACTTTAATGACCTTGCATCAGGCAAAAGGACTTGAGTACAGAGTAGTTTTTATTGTAGGGATGGAGGAAGGGATATTTCCTCACTCTCGGAGCATAGACGATCTTCATGAGCTAGAAGAAGAAAGAAGATTAGCTTATGTTGGAATTACAAGGGCCAAAGAGAGACTGTACATGACATATGCGAGGCGCAGGATGTATTTTGGTCGTTATAACTCTAATCCAGTTTCGCGCTTTATTGCTGAGATCCCTGAAGAGCTTTTGGACTATGATGTTATTTTGTAG
- a CDS encoding peptidoglycan bridge formation protein FemAB, protein MLKVLEIGNKYQQEYNRLVKHPLQTWEWGEFRKSTGVKVVRRGIFENENLISGFQLTIHKIPYTHFTIGYLPKGELPTKEILEELREIGQDNNCLFIKLEPNILAKNVKIDSSLTKSPHPLFTKYSFWLDLTRSEEELLFKMKSKTRYNVRLARRKGVAIVEDNSEAAFEEYLKLTMETTKRQRFFAHTNDYHRKMWSALHPIGMAHLLKAFYKGETVASWVLFLHNDILYYPYGASSIKHKDTMASNLLMWEVIRWGKEHYAKLFDMWGALGPDPDPKDSWYGFHRFKEGYGATHVEFVGTYDLVLKPVLYRLYNLVFILRQLYLKLKSSL, encoded by the coding sequence ATGTTAAAAGTACTAGAGATAGGAAATAAGTATCAGCAGGAATACAATCGATTGGTCAAGCATCCTTTACAGACCTGGGAGTGGGGGGAGTTTCGAAAATCTACAGGAGTGAAAGTGGTGCGCAGAGGCATCTTTGAAAATGAAAATCTTATATCTGGTTTTCAGCTTACTATTCACAAGATTCCATATACTCATTTTACAATTGGATATCTACCCAAAGGAGAGCTGCCAACTAAAGAAATTCTTGAAGAATTAAGAGAGATTGGCCAAGATAATAATTGTTTATTTATTAAACTAGAGCCAAATATTCTTGCTAAAAATGTAAAAATAGATTCTTCACTTACAAAATCTCCTCACCCATTATTTACTAAGTATAGCTTTTGGCTTGATCTAACAAGATCTGAAGAAGAGTTATTGTTTAAGATGAAGAGTAAAACTCGCTATAATGTGCGCTTGGCAAGGCGCAAAGGGGTGGCGATAGTGGAAGATAATTCAGAAGCGGCATTTGAAGAATACCTAAAGCTAACAATGGAGACAACCAAAAGACAGCGCTTTTTTGCTCATACCAACGATTATCACCGTAAAATGTGGTCAGCTCTGCATCCAATTGGCATGGCCCATTTGTTAAAAGCTTTTTATAAGGGAGAAACGGTTGCCTCATGGGTCTTATTTTTACACAATGATATTTTATATTATCCATATGGTGCATCTAGTATTAAGCATAAGGATACAATGGCGTCTAATTTGTTAATGTGGGAAGTTATTCGTTGGGGTAAAGAGCATTACGCAAAACTTTTTGATATGTGGGGAGCACTGGGTCCAGATCCGGATCCCAAAGATTCTTGGTATGGATTTCATCGGTTCAAGGAAGGTTATGGAGCTACTCATGTTGAATTTGTGGGGACCTATGATCTAGTCTTAAAACCAGTCTTATATAGACTATATAATCTTGTTTTCATCCTCCGCCAGCTATATTTAAAGCTTAAAAGCTCTCTCTAG